The genomic region CCTTCGATTTTAAACATGTTAAAGCTGGTATAAACGATTATATGTGCCTGAAATTATAGCTCCAAGACAGTTTCAATCCAAAAGGCATGCGAAAAGGGAAATACGTCACACCGTATTTCCTGCATGCTGCCAGGACCCTCGCTACTATCAGCCTACTACGTTGTGCCTGATAGTACATCGGATATtgtcacaataaatgtatgatTAAAAAGAATCCGTTCCttttataatacaatatattgtatttaaagttgaatatatactaaaacatttaaaatatattccagAAAAAGCATAGAAAATGTGCCATTTAAATCaggcaaaaataaaaacaacacttCTAGTAACGGTGCATTGTTTTGATTTTAGGTGCGCGCTTCTGAAACGTCTGTCCATGTAAAGGAAGACATATAACATAGTAAAGGGCTATTTATTTGCGTCGTTTTTGAATTATTTCATTTAGATTCTGTCTGTCACATATTCTGGCGTTTATTTAGTATCACATGAGGGACCGAGTGCTTTAAAGGCACGAAGATTGTAGCTACATGTAATAGGCTACATACAAAAGGTCgatattactgtatttagtgaatTATGGACCCCAATAGACTAATGTCCAGTAATGTGTGTCAGACACATATGACATGGATTAATGGATTTACTGAGATGCCGCCCATCTGTTTACCCAGTAAACGTAAACGAAATGATATGAATAATGTAAATAGCAAAGAAGCAGATGGTCCTAAGGGTTTTCCCTCCACAGATAATTTGAAGAAACGTAAGTATGGCGGAAAGGGATCAATCCCAGAGATTTTGAATTTAGTCTTAAAGTCTTaatttttatgtaactttatgTATTAAAATGATCTAATTAAATGCCTTAATACAAAAGTACaactaattaaattaataaaggaTATGCTTGTAAAATgcatgtaaataaaaataataaaataaaagctaataaactgaaaaacaaaacaacattaacacttcatgtccgaaaaggagTAGGTCTCTTATTTACGCCTACACTAGACTactcattaataataatcagcTTGGCTGTGTATAATATTACCTTAATACATTcaatttactatatttattatgAAATGTCTTtgatgtggtgtgtgtgtgtgtatatatatatatatatattttcttttttaatagagAACACTTAGTCAAAGCTATTCGTCCTCCCTGAACCTTTTAAAACTATATTTTTGTACTGTTCTTTAATTTGTTCTGTATATAGATTATTCTTACATGCATTTTTATCTCCTAAACATATACCAATCTGCTGTTTAGCAGTTCCATTTGGCTAATTGGTGGGTGGATCCTGTTAGATTtggattattattatattattatattaattgttGTGATATAGGATTTACTGCATTGATAACATTTGCATTAGGAAAAATTGTACATTTAATCGTACGTCATGTAATGCATTTGACTTACGAGTTGTCTTACCTCTAGGTGGTTTTGTCTTGATTGATGGCCAGAGAGGCGTGTTCTACTCTGAGAGCTGGGAGCCTAATGGAAGCACATTATACCTGCCTGTAAATGGCACTTTATTAGCCAACATTGAAAAATATGATCAGATCAGCTTTGAGGAGGGCTGCTTCTGCATTGGCAATGCAGCAGGTGGATTTCAACAGAAAGTCCAAGGTACTATGTTCGAATAATATGATCCTTTGAATTAGTAGTTAATGTTCATTTCAAGTTAATTTTTTTAGTAAATGGGTAGTTAAAATTACTAATAAGAGAATCTCTTTGCTCATGTAGGTCAAGCGATCCACTGCTGGCGATATAGTGAACGTGAGCGAAAGCTTTTCATTGCACTGTCTTACTTATTCACAAACTTGCAAGTAAGTTTAAtgtaaaatctctctctctctctctctctctctctctctctctctctctctctctctctctctctctatatatatatatatatatatacagtactgtgcaaaagtcttagGTACGTTTAATATTTTCACCAcccaaaaaaatcccaaaatCCAAAAGAAGTGCGACAAAATCTCTTTAAGGAGCTTGAAGAATCTTTCCTGCAAAGCTACAGTAGACATTTTTAGACACTTGTGTAAAAATGCTGTAAAGTGAGAATGCGTTCAAAAATAGTCATAAAtagattttgttttttaattaactCATAATAACAGTCAAATCAGTGTTTGGTGTGACCACCCTTTGCGTTTTAAACAGCTTTTGTCCTGGTACACTTGCTCGTAGTTTTTCAGGTTACTCATATGCAGTTATGGCAGTTTTGTCTTCTCATCATCAAACTATCTTTCCCTCCCTATCCTGTAGGTGTTCCAGGAAGTCGTCAGCACTCTTGATTGTATCTGAGGATTTTGGATACAGTGTCATCTAAACTAGAAAGCACAGACCAACTCTATGTTATTTAGCACAATTTctcttccatgtttttttttaaacataattaaCATATTGTGATATCAATTGACATGTGTGCCTTTATGACAGTACATTTCTTTTCTGTGCTGTTTCAGTACTTTCTTGTATGACTGTCTACAATAAAAGATATCAGTCATGTTTGATATCTAACAGAGTATATGTTACAGGTCTGCAAAGAAACAGGCGTCTTTCCAGTgcaacacatttatttgaagaATGGTCTGAAACATAGAATAATATACAGCGTCAATTATGAATGGAGCATCTCAATTCACTCATTTCTCTATTCATTTCTGCACGCACTCTTCCTTCAACATGTCTTATACTCAGTGTCACAATAAACATTCACTTGCTCAATAaacacaaaagaaactaaatgtAACTTATTTTGTACTCTTAAACAATCCTTTGGTATGTTAAACCCTTTCAGTGTATGTACATTTCCAGTTAAAGCATAGATTACATGCTTTGAATATGTCTAAATAATGATGATATTCTCACGTGCCACACTTTATGACTCTTTCTGTCCTATGCACATGAAAAGAAACTAATTTGTGCTTACGTTAACTCTACTACGAAAATATGACGCACTTTACACAAAATGGCGGACATTAGTAAACTCCATGTGCTTCACTGAACTCACATTACTAGTCACTGATTCGTGTATCCATTATACAGGCAACAAATTAACTCTCTTTACAACCTTTTCTTCTATCAATTCACAGTATAAACAGTACACAGTATAGCGATCTCTGTTCTCTGCATTAACTCACGACAATTATTCTCCATTACACTTGCGTTACATACACGGGTAGTCAAAACACTGTTTTGTACTCAAGAACTACTAAACACATTAAAACGTCACTGAAAAGTGTTCATGAACTCTTTAACTTGTATTACAGAGGATTTATCTTACCTGAAACATAGAATAATATACAGCGTCAATTATGAATGGAGCATCTCAATTCACTCATTTCTCTATTCATTTCTGCACGCACTCTTCCGTTACTCACGTTCGCGCAGACCTTAGCGAGAGCTCCCCCTAGCGGTCTGGCTCTATTATGACACTGCATACACCCAAATGAATACATTATTACTGCTCACCTCTTCTCAAAATAATAAACAAGAGTCCATGAAACATAAACACTCTGGATATTTTGGAACATTTAAATGGGGGTCTACTGTTTTCATGTCTAATTTTACATGGTGCCACACTCTCCCCCACAAAATCAAATGTCTCCCGACATTTCAACTAACTTGAAACATATTTACCAGTTTCTCACCAGGAGTCTTTAACAACTCTCCATAATGCTCCAAGGTCTCCAAAAATTAGCATTAGAGGCAGGTAACTGTTTTAGTTCTACCGAGCAGTCCCTTTGAACCAGAGATGGTTGGCCTAACGTCTCATAAGTGAACACAACTGatttctgtctctgtctctttgGGTAACGACTCAGAGATTCTGAAGGGTCCATCCCACCCTCACTGCCTGACCCAGCATTGTCACTGTCAATGTCAGTGTCATTATTTGGGCTGTGACCCGCATTCTTTTCACGGTTAAGAGGCAAATCCTCTCCTACCGCACCATTTTGAAGGGGCAAATCCTCTTCGCTCTGAAGGGGCAAATCCTCTTCGCTCTGAAGGGGCAAATCCTCTTCGCTCCGAGGGGCTCCATGTTGAGGCTTGAAAGGTGGTGCTCTTGGGTTGAGAGGCCTGCGATCCTGCTCTTTCCACTGACAGGTCAGTACATACTCCTCCTCTGAGTCACTCTCAGAACTCACGGGAtactgtctctctctttctctgtttaTTTTCTCCCCTTTCGGCATGTTCCGAGTGTTTTGTGAGTGAAGTCGCTCAGGTTTCCCTATTTCCAGGGGTAGAAAATCACATGGCAGAAGAAGGTTTCGGTGAATGACACGGCTTTTCCCCTTCCCGCTTTCAGGTCTCACCTCATAAACAGGACTTTCAGCATGTTTCCTCTCCTTAACTACATGCACCTCATCTTCCCAGTATGACCGTATCTTTCCTGGGCCTCCCCTAGGCGTCAAATTACGGATCAGGACCCGGTCACCAGGCTGAAGATCTCTCCCCTGAGTCTTCTGATCATAGTGAGCTTTCCCACGGGCTGCTACTTTTGAAGCAGTCTTTGATGCAATTTGGTACGCCTCACTCATCCTTTCTTTCCAACGAGACACATAGTCCTGGTAAGTGCCGAAAACTTCGTCAGACTTCAGGTTGAAAAGTATGTCAATTGGCAAGCGAGGGGACCTGCCATACAACAAGTAGTACGGGGAGAATCCTGTGGCTTCACTCCTCGTACAATTATAGGCATGAACCACCTTGGCCAAGGAATTCTTCCAGTCAGCTTTCTCCTCATCCGCAAGTGTACGGAGCATGGACAATAAAGTGCGATTGAATCGCTCCACTTGTCCGTTGCCTTGTGGATGGTAGGGTGTTGTGTGTGACCCGCGGATTCCACAGAGATCTTTCAGCTTTTTCATCAATTTGTTGTCGAATTCTTTCCCCAGGTCATGGTGGATTTTACCGGGGAAAccaaatttcaaaacaaagtcatTGAAAAGCTTCTCTGCGACTGTCTTAGCAGACTTGTCTTTGGTTGCATAAGCCTGGGCGAATCTAGTGAAGTGATCCATCACTACGAGAATGTATTCAAACCCTTGCTTGCAGGTCTCCAAGTGGAGGAAGTCTATTGAGACCATTTCGAATGGATATGTGGTGTGAATTGTGGTTAAAGGTGCTCGAGTTTGCCTGACGGGCTGTTTCTTTTTCAGACACTCACATACCCTGGTGACAAAGTGCTCAACATCTTTCTGCATTCTAGGCCAGTAAAAGCGCTCTCGGATAAGGCAAAGGGTCCTCTCCACACCCAGGTGACCCATCTTTTGGTGTAGTTCAGTGAGAATCAGGGGGTGGTAAGACTTAGGTAGGAGCAACTGTTCTCTTCTCCTAGTTTTCCTATACAGTACCCCATCTTCACCAACACAAAGTTTGGACCATTGTTTTAACAGCATTGCCACATCAGGATGTTCTGCTTTCACTGCCTCCCTACTTGGCCGTAGACCCTTCTCCATGTGTCTAAGGACTTCCCGAAGAATACCGTCATTCTCTTGAGCTTCTCGAATCTGGGCTGGGGTCATAGGTGGACCCAAGCCACCATGGTGGCTCTCTCTCACGAGACTCAAAGCACTCAAATGGATCCACCCTGTTCCTTGTGAGGGATGCTCACACTCCACTACCACCCCTTCCACTGACGATTTAAGGACTTCTGGTTGCATCTGTTCTGTGCACTGCTCCATAAACTTGTCGATGTCCAGCGGCATGCGTGACAGACCATCTGCGTCAGCATTACTTTTCCCCGGTCGATATTTTATGGAAAAGTTAAAGTCTGCAAGCTGCGCAACCCATCTGTGCCCGGTGGCGTTCAGTTTGGCGGTGGTAAGCACATAGGTCAGAGGATTGTTATCTGTGTAGACAACAAAGGATGGTGCA from Pseudorasbora parva isolate DD20220531a chromosome 11, ASM2467924v1, whole genome shotgun sequence harbors:
- the si:dkey-109l4.3 gene encoding uncharacterized protein si:dkey-109l4.3 translates to MDPNRLMSSNVCQTHMTWINGFTEMPPICLPSKRKRNDMNNVNSKEADGPKGFPSTDNLKKRGFVLIDGQRGVFYSESWEPNGSTLYLPVNGTLLANIEKYDQISFEEGCFCIGNAAGGFQQKVQGQAIHCWRYSERERKLFIALSYLFTNLQVFQEVVSTLDCI